A DNA window from Physeter macrocephalus isolate SW-GA unplaced genomic scaffold, ASM283717v5 random_53, whole genome shotgun sequence contains the following coding sequences:
- the GDAP1L1 gene encoding ganglioside-induced differentiation-associated protein 1-like 1: protein MATPNNLTPTNCSWWPISALESDVAKPVEAPQAPEAASHAHWPKESLVLYHWTQSFSSQKVRLVIAEKGLACEERDVSLPQSEHKEPWFMRLNLGEEVPVIIHRDNIISDYDQIIDYVERTFTGEHVVALMPEAGSPQHARVLQYRELLDALPMDAYTHGCILHPELTADSMIPKYATAEIRRHLANATMDFMKLDHEEEPQLSEPYLSKQKKLMAKILEHDDVSYLKKILGELAMVLDQIEAELEKRKLENEGQKCELWLCGCAFTLADVLLGATLHRLKFLGLSKKYWEDGSRPNLQSFFERVQKRFAFRKVLGDIHTTLLSAVIPNAFRLVKRKPPSFFGASFLMGSLGGMGYFAYWYLKKKYI from the exons ATGGCGACCCCCAATAACCTGACCCCCACCAACTGCAGCTGGTGGCCCATCTCGGCGCTGGAGAGCGATGTGGCCAAGCCGGTGGAGGCCCCCCAAGCACCCGAAGCGGCCAGCCACGCCCACTGGCCCAAGGAGAGCCTGGTTCTGTACCACTGGACCCAGTCCTTCAGCTCGCAGAAG GTGCGGCTGGTGATCGCCGAGAAGGGCCTGGCGTGTGAGGAGCGGGACGTGAGCCTGCCGCAGAGCGAACACAAGGAGCCCTGGTTCATGCGGCTCAACCTGGGCGAGGAGGTGCCCGTCATCATCCATCGCGACAACATCATCAGCGACTACGACCAGATCATCGACTACGTGGAGCGCACGTTCACGGGAG AGCACGTGGTGGCGCTGATGCCCGAGGCGGGCAGCCCCCAGCACGCGCGGGTGCTGCAGTACCGCGAGCTGCTGGACGCGCTGCCCATGGACGCCTACACGCACGGCTGCATCCTGCACCCCGAACTCACCGCCGACTCCATGATCCCCAAGTACGCCACGGCCGAGATCCGCA GACATTTAGCCAACGCCACCATGGACTTCATGAAATTGGACCATGAAGAGGAGCCCCAGCTCTCTGAGCCCTACCTTTCTAAACAGAAGAAGCTCATG gccaAGATCCTGGAGCACGATGATGTGAGCTACCTGAAGAAGATCCTGGGGGAGCTGGCCATGGTGCTGGACCAGATCGAGGCTGAGCTGGAGAAGAGGAAGCTTGAGAACGAGG GGCAGAAATGTGAGCTGTGGCTCTGCGGCTGTGCCTTCACCCTGGCTGATGTCCTCCTGGGAGCCACCCTGCACCGCCTCAAATTCCTGGGACTGTCCAAGAAATACTGGGAAGATGGCAGCCGGCCCAACCTGCAGTCCTTCTTTGAGAGGGTCCAGAAACGCTTTGCCTTCCGGAAAGTTCTGGGCGACATCCACACCACTCTGCTGTCAGCAGTCATCCCCAACGCGTTCCGGCTGGTCAAGCGGAAACCCCCATCTTTCTTTGGGGCATCCTTCCTCATGGGCTCCCTGGGTGGGATGGGCTACTTTGCCTACTGGTACCTCAAGAAAAAATACATCTAA